From Brassica oleracea var. oleracea cultivar TO1000 chromosome C3, BOL, whole genome shotgun sequence, a single genomic window includes:
- the LOC106330582 gene encoding uncharacterized protein LOC106330582: MDRVSRWTNGVDQGCVLCNSSLESRDHLFFDCSYSSEVWEYLTKGILKRSYSPKWIEVKKIVSNNTVAVEKGFCLRYAMQSAIHALWRERNRSRHGEPHTQVQVFKKIVENSIRNKLSLNSKNGPKKLRGTLSF; encoded by the coding sequence ATGGACAGAGTGTCGCGATGGACAAATGGGGTGGATCAAGGGTGTGTTCTCTGCAACTCCTCCCTGGAGTCACGAGATCATCTGTTCTTTGATTGCTCATACTCCTCTGAAGTGTGGGAGTACCTCACCAAAGGAATTCTAAAACGATCCTACTCTCCTAAGTGGATTGAAGTCAAGAAGATTGTCTCGAACAATACTGTGGCAGTGGAGAAAGGTTTTTGTCTTAGATATGCTATGCAAAGCGCCATCCATGCGTTGTGGAGGGAGAGAAATAGAAGTAGACATGGAGAGCCTCATACTCAGGTCCAAGTGTTTAAGAAGATTGTCGAGAATAGTATAAGAAACAAACTTAGCTTGAACAGCAAAAATGGACCCAAGAAACTTAGAGGAACTCTTTCTTTTTGA